The DNA segment ATTCTGGCTTCTGCAGAAAGAACCCTAACTCGACCAAGAAACTTATAATGTTCACGAATAAGGTGAGCGATTGTCTCTACCAGCTCCGCAAGGTTGCCGCCTACTTCGCGTTGGATAATTACTGAGATCGCGAAAAAACGAAGGGACGGTAAATCGACGCGTTCCATTAAATTTTTTAATGCCTTTTCTAATCCGATACCATAATTTATTTCTTGAAGGGTCTTTTCAAACTCTTGCCCCAAAGGCTTATCATATTCTTCTGCAAGAAGGTTAAAACCAGAAGATATCCCATGTCCTGCTCGTAACGCACGCGCCAATCCATCTAATGCATCGGGAAGTTGTTTAAGAAATTTCGCCATCCTGAGTTTCTTTTTTATTTTAACCCATAACCATGGAAGCACCCCCACACCTATAACAAAAATAGAGGTTGCCATAAACGGCGCATGAATAACTCCATGCAAGATCAGATAAGTAATAACGGGTGCACCAATGCATAATGAAAGAAAGACCGCGGGATTCAACTGAATATCAGCTTGCAATAAAAGCCTCTGAATCGAAAAACCTATTGGCACTTTTTTAAGAAAAGTATCCAACCATTCAATGCTGGAAAATTCAGCCTGCCGGAACAAACTCTTTTGAGTAACGTCCTTCCTTTCTCCAGCCCTTCGAACGCGGGCTCCAATCTTGCCGAACTGGCGTTTACTGTATGTCAATACTCCAATTATGAAGAGAGCTCCAAAAAAAGCTGTCAAACTTGCAGCAATAACAACAGGAGAAATTTCCCATATCATGGCTGCCTCTCTTCCATAATAGTAAGACCAAAAACTTCAGGATTAATTTCGATACCATGGGCCTCAAGTTTATCCAGAAAGTAAGGTCTAATGCCCATCATTTTAAAGTGGCCAAGAACCTTTCCTGACTTATCAATCCCTTCTTGTTTGAACTGGAAAATTTCTTGCATCGTAATCGTTTCTTGTTCCATGCCAGTGATTTCTTGCATGCTCACAATTTTACGAGTTCCGTCAGAAAGACGGGAAATTTGAATAATCACATCAATTGCAGAACTGATAAAACGTCTAATGGATTGCACATCGATCAATACACCGGACATGGATACCATTGTTTCAAGTCGCATTAGAGCATCACGCGGGCTGTTTGCGTGAATAGTGGTCAACGAACCATCATGGCCTGTGTTCATAGCCTGCAACATATCGAGTGCTTCCCCACCACGAACCTCACCTACAATGATCCTGTCTGGTCGCATACGAAGAGTGTTTTTTACAAGGTCCCTTTGAGTAACCTCACCTTTTCCCTCAATATTCGCAGGGCGGGTTTCTAAGCGTACTAAATGTGTCTGTTTTAACTGAAGCTCCGCGGCATCTTCAATTGTTACTATACGTTCTTGCTCAGGGATAAAACGCGATAACACATTCAAAAGGGTTGTCTTACCACTACCTGTTCCGCCCGAAATAAGTACATTAAGTCTTGCCTTAACAAGACCTTGAAGTAGCTTGGGGATACCTTCAGTTGGTAATGTACGGAAATTTATGAGGTCTTCAAGCTCAAGAGGGTCAACCGAGAACTTTCGAATAGATAATGCGCTTCCATCAAGGGCAAGAGGAGGAATAATGGCATTAACACGGCTGCCATCCTCAAGCCTTGCATCAACCATAGGGTTAGCTTCATCAATCCTGCGCCCTACCCGGTTAACAATTCGATCAATAATTTTACGTAGATGCTCTTCATCCTTAAATCGACTTGGTGTGAGCTCAAGCAATCCAGCGCGTTCAACAAATACTTGTTTAAACGAGTTTACCAGAACATCGTTGACAGTTGGATCCTTCAAATAAGGCTCCAACGGACCAAGTCCTAAAATCTCATCCTTTACTTCTTTGAGTAGGAGTTTTCTCTCAAGCGCATTTAACGGCACATCAGCAAATTGTTCAGAAAGTATTATCTGAATATGACGCGTAAGCTGATCTGCCAACACTTCTTGCGGCATTCTCTCAAGCGCTTTAAGATCAAAGGCTTCGATCAACGCATCGTGCAATTGCAGTTTTATCTCATGATAACTGTTGCTATAATCTTTGGAATAATCAGCAGTTTGAAGGCGATCTAATGGTTGCTTCTTAGCTGCAGACTTTTTTTCCAGAATTTTGTTAATTCTGTTACTAAGCGTCATTCGAAGCCCCTTATTGTATTATATTCTTGAGAAAAATCTTGATTTTTTAGCTCGTGGTTCACTCTTGGTTATTTTCTGTGCTACTGCACGAATCCCTTTAGCGGATGGAGAATGAGGGTACGCCTCAAGCAGCGGAATACCACGGTTAATTGCCGACAGCGGTTTTTCGTTGTCTTCTGCTATTTCTGCAAAAATATCTTTATGAGTTATCTGCTCAATTTCATTCTTTTCAATAATCACTCTCGATGTATAACGATTAACAATAAGCTTAATCATTTCACCTAGCATCGGTGAGACCTGTTTGCACAATTCGACAACATACTTAGCACTTGAAAGGCATGCTAGCCCCATCTGAGTGATCATTAACGGAGAATCAACGCGTTCTAAAATAGTTAATGCTGCATTGTCCTGTACTGAACCTGCATCAACAATGACCATGTCGAAACTGCTTGTTGCAGCAAATAGTAAATCCTGAATACTATCGGAAGATAGTGTGAGACGATCGTGATGTTGTGCAGGCGCTGGCAGCACATAAAGATTGTCACTGTATTTATAGAGGATACTTTTGAGGAAGGTAGAATCAATCCGCGATTGGTTGGTCATTGCATCCACCCAACTATAATCATGCTCAAAATCCAAAAAGAGACTTACATCTCCATATGGTCTTGAAAGATCGAGCAAAACAACTTTGCGTCCTTTCTCGGCAAAGTAGGTAGCCATTCCGACAGCAATGGTGGTTGTTCCCACCCCTCCTCTGGCTCCCAAAATAGCAATCGATGTTCCTGCGGAGAGTCCTTCTTGAGTAGCTAAGAATTTTTCTCTGTAACGGCGAAGAGATGCAATAAAGTCGTCTGGCGCTAATGGTGATGGAAGGAACTCGTCTACTCCCATTTGAATACAGCGTAAAAGTAAATCTTGGTGATAGTTACTAGCGGTCATCAATATACCACCAGAATACCCTTGCTGTTTCATTCCAAAAACCTCTTTCAACGTAGTTTCTGGTTCTCCACTTACTTCGATAAGCATTAAAGCATTCTGTGCTTCCAAAGGATCATCAACAAGTTCAAACCCAGGAGTACGCTTTACCGCCTCATTCAGTTGCTGAGAAAGCTGATTATCAGAAATAAGAATTGAAACTCCGATTACTGTATCGTTTGCACACATAGCGTCCCCTTTCTCACTGTCTGCTGGAGTCTTTCACAAATTTCAAAGTGTATATTAAACAGTCTCCACTACCATTGCCGGGAACTGGTTGCGCAGCCATTCCACGTATAAAGCGACCGGTAACATCATTCCCTGTCAGTCCTTCAATAAAAACTGCTCCGAGGTAGTTTACAAATACTGTGTTTCTTCCTGATGCTGGAGGAAGCAACGGATTGTAGAAAGCAATAATAACCACTCTAGGACTTTCTAACGGAGTTGGGAATATACTGTTAATTACTGTATTCTCAGTATCACTCCACACTGCATTAGCATCTAGAGCAATAAGGTCATCTATTCCTTGCTTAGTTGGGCCAATCATCATTCCCGGTTCCAAAAGTAATTCATCGCCAATTTCAACAGCATAGAGACTATTACTTCCTTCACAACCCGCGATATTATCACGGTATGCAGAAGCACCCGAAACAGGATCCCCTTTGTTTACAGGAGGTAAGTCAATTGCACTAGCTTGCCCGGGAACAAGTGTATCCTGCGGATTGCCGAATTTTAATATTATTTGCGTTCCAAGATCACTTTCTGAGTACCCTTGAACAACTACAGTCTGCATTTCTAAAGGGTCATCAACATCAAGCTCACCGTCACCGTCTAAATCCGTGAAGGTAAACTTATCTGGTGCAGAAAACGGCTTAAGGCACTTAGATGAACAAACACTGGCTATTTGCACGCGCGAAGCTGCAGTAACATCAAATTCATCAACATCAAGTACAGAACCAAAGATGGTTGATAATGAGTTACCTCGATCTGTCGTACGAGAAATCTGAACCTCTATTTCATTAGGTGATGTGGTATCAGGGGTACCGTCAAGATAGTACGTTACGTCACTATCCTGCAGCGCTGTTGTCGGCACATCATTAGTGTCCAGATTAGCTCGACCATATTCAACAGCTTCCGCCGTTGGTTCATCTAAGTCTGAGCCGCTCACAAGTAGGCTACGCCCACCAGCAAGTGCTGCTATATCTGCAGCTTTTTGCAAATGAGCGCGTTTTTCCCGCAAGAGACCTACGTCGACACCAAATGCAACAAAGCCCAAAACAACTACAAGCAATATTGCCATGATGACGCCTACCGCGCCGCGTTCATTTTGAATAAGTTGGTATAGTCGTTTCATACCATCCTCACGGTATTTCGTACGTTACATATGAAGTAACATCCCCTGGAATTACCCATCTGGTAAAATTACCAAACAAAGGTACCATTGGAAGTGTAAGCTTCAGCTCCCCAGCGTTTGGTGACGTAATTTGAAGTCCACTCGCATCTATGTTTGCATTAGTCAGAACATTTTTGATTGGGTCAACATGGGGATCTCCTCGCATTATACAGACCGCACCCTCGCGAGCCGCGCGATCAAGCACAACTTGTGCATTAATTATTCTAGCTGTCTCAACGAGGCCGATAAAAATCGGGATCAGTATAAAAAACAGTACAATTATGAATTCGATAGCGATTGCACCCTTTTCATCATGTACCAACTTCATATGTAATCTCCTGCCAGTTAGGATACACTCCCTATTTCTCCGAACGCATTGTTACCGAGTGACTAATTGCCTGAACTCCAAAAGCCCCAGTGATAAAATTAGGCAGAATTATGAAAGAGAAAGGGATCGAAACTGTTACCTTTATAGCCGCAGGGGCATTAGCAGTAGCTGGGATTGGTGTAACGGTCGGTACAACCGTAGGATCCCAATCACTTAAGTAGAATGCCACAACTTCATCTATTTCTTGTTGTGTGACATCTGGTAACACAGCCAACCGTGCCCCTTCATTAGCTGCATGCACTACGGCGTGTTTTGCCCAATAGAATCGCCCAATCTCAATCGTGCCGAATACTAGCAGCAACAGAATAGGAAGCATCAGCGCCATTTCTATAGCTGCTGCACCTCGTTCAGAGCAAAATTGCCTCCGGCTGCTAAGCATAGTTTTCTCCTATTAGTCTCTTGACACTTTAAACGCGTCTGTCGATGTTGTACTTGATTTTACAGAAAGCTTTTTATCGTTATCTTGTATGTAGCTGTTATTGATGAGTAGTTGTTTATCACCATTCATCATTTCTTCTCCTATTACAGGAGGGCATTCAACTTTTTGCATGTCAGTAGCAAGATGCACGGAGTCACCCATCGGTGCCATACTGTGCCGTTCCCAAGCTTCCATTTGTTTGCAACCGCTTGCCAAAATGGCCAAACACACCGCCAACATTATATGACATAGAGTTTTCATAGGATTCCCTCACTAGTCTGCTGTTATGGTGTGACCAACTTCACCATCAAAGCCGCTGCTATTACTGAAATTAATAGGTGTAACAATTCTAGTTTTCGGTTTCTTGCCTTGCATCTTGCCTAACACGTAAAACTCAATGTCATTAGGTTCGATAATTTTGTCTGTAGGCAACGTAAGCTTAGAACCGTCAACAGGTTCAACTAAGTGTGGAGTAACAATTACGACCAGTTCTGAAAGATTTTTTCTAAATTCTGAGCTTCGGAACAACATACCAAGGATAGGAACATCACCTAAGAGAGGAAATTTATCTATAGTTTCACGCATGGAGTCGCTAATAAGTCCGCCAATAGCAAAGCTCTGTCCATTTCCAAGCTCTACACTGGTCTCTACTCTACGGGTAGTAATGGCGGGAACTCGAGTACCGGACACAGAAATAGCGTTGGTATAGTCAAGTTCAGAAACTTCAGGGCGTACAGCAATGTTGATTCTGCCGTTACCCAGAACGGTCGGTTTAAAATCAAGGCTTACACCAAAATCTCTATACTCAATACCTACAGTACCAAGTCCCTGTGGAACTGGGATAGGGATTTCACCACCAGCAAGGAAGCTGCCGTTCTTACCGCTCTGGCAGACGACGTTAGGTTCTGCGAGAACTTTCAACAGACCATTTTGTTTGAGGGCGTCTACAAAACCACTCCAGTTAGCTCCGCCAGCACGGAAAGAAAAAGCAGAATCGATGTTTTCAGAAAGTCTGAAGTTGCCGGAATCATCAAATCCTGTAAGGGAGTTCAGGAAGGTATAGAATACTTCACCATCCAACAATTGACCGGACTTAATGTAAGCAATGTTAATGCCTATGCGTTTAAGAACACTTTTCGAAACTTCGGCGATACGTACTTCAAGCATAACCTGCTGTACTCCACCTACTTTCAAAAGATTTACTACTTTATCAGGGGCATATGCTTGAGCTAAAGAAACAGCTGTAGTTACACTCTCCGGGCTTTTAACTACACCAGACAGTGTGAGTGAACCGTTAGCCCCATCAACTTTAATGTCAGACTCATCCGGTAGTACCTTTCTGATAAGCCGTTTGAGACTAGTGACATCTCGACTTATTACTACATCAAATACATGTACTAAGACCCCGTTTTGGTTCCATAAAGAAAGGGTCGTTGTGCCAACAGATTTCCCATTCAGATACACTTGATGTAGAGATAGCAGATTTACGTCTGCAATATTAGGGTCAGCAATGCTGATGCGGCTGATGTTACGATCGCTGTATAAAATTTGAGACTTACCAACCGCTGCTTCAATCCTGTCAATTTTTCTTAGCTCTAAGTACTTTTTCTTTTTTGCTAAAGCTTGAGAGCTCAGCGCCACTCCCAAAAAAAGTACAGCCAAGACCACTACGAATTTTCGAATCGTTATCTGACTTGTCACAGGAGATTCCTTTGTCTTGTGGTTACTGGATACGAATAATATTAACTTTATTCCCCCGAAGCACCTCTACTTCATACTCATGCCCCGCACTAGGCATCTCTTCTTGCTTCTGGCCAACCTTGCCGCCTCTGAAAGATGACAAAGCCTTTCTTGAATCAGCTCCACTGGTAAATACAGTGGCCTCATCAGAACTATGACGCAGAGCAAAATGTAAGGAGCCGCTGGAAGCAGCAAGAGCTAACACTTCGCCTTCCTCTGGGGTAACCTCAAGTGTGTACACATCTACTGGAGCAGCTTCTTTGCCATCAGCAGCTGGGCTCAGCTTTTGACCTGTGGCAAGAACTTTAAGGTTTTCAAGAACCACTTTAGTTATTGTGTTGTTATCAACCCTTAAAGTGGCTAACACATCAACAGTGTCACCAGGATGGATAAGACCTGACAACCCTAGAACCTTATTGCCTTTTACAGCCATGGCTCTTTTCCCCGGGGCTATCAATGCACCAACGCCGCTTTTGTCAATGTCGGTGGATGCAAGTCTGACATCAGTTATTGGCTCACTGTAATAAATAGTGAATCTACTAACACGTCCTACAACTTCTTTCTTTGTAGCAAATGAATGTTCAGGTTTGTTATCAGGTAGGTATTCTTTAACTGTAAGCATGTTGTGATCAATCAAAGTACCAGGTGGTATTGTTACTGCTGCAACAATGACAGGAACAGTATTGATATCTTGCTTAACAGTAACCTTTCCCTTCTCTGGATAAGACTGCATCCAGCTAATGGTAAGGTAGCCTGCAATAATAGCAAACAAGGCCGCTATAGAAAGTTGCACAATTAACCGTTTGTTCATAATACTACCTTTTGCAGATTTACTATGGCGAGGTTTGGGAAATAGTATGACAACAATAACGTTGCCACTGTACCACCAGCTATCGCTACACCATAACAAAGCATGGGCATTGGCTGCTCTTCTTCAGGGAAAAGCGCAAACCTGCGTAAGCCGATTGATACCAGGATCCAATCTCTCGTTTTTCTAAGAAAATTCAATAACGCCCCCTTATGTGTAAGAAGTACAAACAGGGCATAGATGCCACCTGCCAACGCAGTGAGTAAAAAGGCAGTGATCGTGTAATTAGGTCCAAGGCATGCTCCTACAGCCATAAACAGCTTGACATCCCCAGCACCAATCACACCGATCGCGTAAGGTAGTAAAAATAGTAGAAAGGCTAGTCCGGTGCCCATGG comes from the Halodesulfovibrio marinisediminis DSM 17456 genome and includes:
- a CDS encoding TadE/TadG family type IV pilus assembly protein, which translates into the protein MLSSRRQFCSERGAAAIEMALMLPILLLLVFGTIEIGRFYWAKHAVVHAANEGARLAVLPDVTQQEIDEVVAFYLSDWDPTVVPTVTPIPATANAPAAIKVTVSIPFSFIILPNFITGAFGVQAISHSVTMRSEK
- a CDS encoding AAA family ATPase; the encoded protein is MCANDTVIGVSILISDNQLSQQLNEAVKRTPGFELVDDPLEAQNALMLIEVSGEPETTLKEVFGMKQQGYSGGILMTASNYHQDLLLRCIQMGVDEFLPSPLAPDDFIASLRRYREKFLATQEGLSAGTSIAILGARGGVGTTTIAVGMATYFAEKGRKVVLLDLSRPYGDVSLFLDFEHDYSWVDAMTNQSRIDSTFLKSILYKYSDNLYVLPAPAQHHDRLTLSSDSIQDLLFAATSSFDMVIVDAGSVQDNAALTILERVDSPLMITQMGLACLSSAKYVVELCKQVSPMLGEMIKLIVNRYTSRVIIEKNEIEQITHKDIFAEIAEDNEKPLSAINRGIPLLEAYPHSPSAKGIRAVAQKITKSEPRAKKSRFFSRI
- a CDS encoding type II and III secretion system protein family protein → MTSQITIRKFVVVLAVLFLGVALSSQALAKKKKYLELRKIDRIEAAVGKSQILYSDRNISRISIADPNIADVNLLSLHQVYLNGKSVGTTTLSLWNQNGVLVHVFDVVISRDVTSLKRLIRKVLPDESDIKVDGANGSLTLSGVVKSPESVTTAVSLAQAYAPDKVVNLLKVGGVQQVMLEVRIAEVSKSVLKRIGINIAYIKSGQLLDGEVFYTFLNSLTGFDDSGNFRLSENIDSAFSFRAGGANWSGFVDALKQNGLLKVLAEPNVVCQSGKNGSFLAGGEIPIPVPQGLGTVGIEYRDFGVSLDFKPTVLGNGRINIAVRPEVSELDYTNAISVSGTRVPAITTRRVETSVELGNGQSFAIGGLISDSMRETIDKFPLLGDVPILGMLFRSSEFRKNLSELVVIVTPHLVEPVDGSKLTLPTDKIIEPNDIEFYVLGKMQGKKPKTRIVTPINFSNSSGFDGEVGHTITAD
- a CDS encoding TadE/TadG family type IV pilus assembly protein; protein product: MKLVHDEKGAIAIEFIIVLFFILIPIFIGLVETARIINAQVVLDRAAREGAVCIMRGDPHVDPIKNVLTNANIDASGLQITSPNAGELKLTLPMVPLFGNFTRWVIPGDVTSYVTYEIP
- a CDS encoding type II secretion system F family protein gives rise to the protein MIWEISPVVIAASLTAFFGALFIIGVLTYSKRQFGKIGARVRRAGERKDVTQKSLFRQAEFSSIEWLDTFLKKVPIGFSIQRLLLQADIQLNPAVFLSLCIGAPVITYLILHGVIHAPFMATSIFVIGVGVLPWLWVKIKKKLRMAKFLKQLPDALDGLARALRAGHGISSGFNLLAEEYDKPLGQEFEKTLQEINYGIGLEKALKNLMERVDLPSLRFFAISVIIQREVGGNLAELVETIAHLIREHYKFLGRVRVLSAEARISAIILSILPVGIGLVIFYLNPEYMSLLYTNPEGISLLKVVGGLMFFGIIVMYRMVKIKV
- a CDS encoding CpaF family protein, which encodes MTLSNRINKILEKKSAAKKQPLDRLQTADYSKDYSNSYHEIKLQLHDALIEAFDLKALERMPQEVLADQLTRHIQIILSEQFADVPLNALERKLLLKEVKDEILGLGPLEPYLKDPTVNDVLVNSFKQVFVERAGLLELTPSRFKDEEHLRKIIDRIVNRVGRRIDEANPMVDARLEDGSRVNAIIPPLALDGSALSIRKFSVDPLELEDLINFRTLPTEGIPKLLQGLVKARLNVLISGGTGSGKTTLLNVLSRFIPEQERIVTIEDAAELQLKQTHLVRLETRPANIEGKGEVTQRDLVKNTLRMRPDRIIVGEVRGGEALDMLQAMNTGHDGSLTTIHANSPRDALMRLETMVSMSGVLIDVQSIRRFISSAIDVIIQISRLSDGTRKIVSMQEITGMEQETITMQEIFQFKQEGIDKSGKVLGHFKMMGIRPYFLDKLEAHGIEINPEVFGLTIMEERQP
- the cpaB gene encoding Flp pilus assembly protein CpaB; the protein is MNKRLIVQLSIAALFAIIAGYLTISWMQSYPEKGKVTVKQDINTVPVIVAAVTIPPGTLIDHNMLTVKEYLPDNKPEHSFATKKEVVGRVSRFTIYYSEPITDVRLASTDIDKSGVGALIAPGKRAMAVKGNKVLGLSGLIHPGDTVDVLATLRVDNNTITKVVLENLKVLATGQKLSPAADGKEAAPVDVYTLEVTPEEGEVLALAASSGSLHFALRHSSDEATVFTSGADSRKALSSFRGGKVGQKQEEMPSAGHEYEVEVLRGNKVNIIRIQ
- a CDS encoding TadE/TadG family type IV pilus assembly protein; this translates as MKRLYQLIQNERGAVGVIMAILLVVVLGFVAFGVDVGLLREKRAHLQKAADIAALAGGRSLLVSGSDLDEPTAEAVEYGRANLDTNDVPTTALQDSDVTYYLDGTPDTTSPNEIEVQISRTTDRGNSLSTIFGSVLDVDEFDVTAASRVQIASVCSSKCLKPFSAPDKFTFTDLDGDGELDVDDPLEMQTVVVQGYSESDLGTQIILKFGNPQDTLVPGQASAIDLPPVNKGDPVSGASAYRDNIAGCEGSNSLYAVEIGDELLLEPGMMIGPTKQGIDDLIALDANAVWSDTENTVINSIFPTPLESPRVVIIAFYNPLLPPASGRNTVFVNYLGAVFIEGLTGNDVTGRFIRGMAAQPVPGNGSGDCLIYTLKFVKDSSRQ
- a CDS encoding A24 family peptidase codes for the protein MEIVLIGLVVLSAYYDIRLQIIPNALVLPAILFFWAAHGVWGGWPDFSSAAMGTGLAFLLFLLPYAIGVIGAGDVKLFMAVGACLGPNYTITAFLLTALAGGIYALFVLLTHKGALLNFLRKTRDWILVSIGLRRFALFPEEEQPMPMLCYGVAIAGGTVATLLLSYYFPNLAIVNLQKVVL